In a single window of the Bacillus rossius redtenbacheri isolate Brsri chromosome 8, Brsri_v3, whole genome shotgun sequence genome:
- the LOC134535378 gene encoding uncharacterized protein LOC134535378, with protein MACSSSSLKSYFEEAIDNNDIRKKGVKRTAEYKRNIIKMAKVKGLEHKNHVNKLVPARCTGQECGCKKKCFRLVSDNTFIEAVNQMNGFNTKNEQDVFLQGLIMRKDVQRRRGRKDEPGRREAMFVYHVRDSGKLVAVCKKAFLSIYCVSESSVKRLCQLILLGKSPSDERGKHKPSSAKDATILADIHSHISSFPVHQTHYGDVDIYYLSGELTVKKMHEMFVDKYADRNVSYHYYHKYFKSHFSLKFGRPSVDTCVICEEKSIKLKSCLNDTAKRVATAELLVHKRRSKKFYLTLKRASQLCIERDDFVALSFDYMQNISLPKIPVQDMYYLRQLTVPVFSVHNLKTSEAVFYIYHEGQAKKGPNESELLTQSYYVD; from the exons ATGGCGTGTTCTAGCAGTAGTTTGAAGAGTTATTTTGAAGAAGCTATTGACAACAATGATATACGAAAGAAGGGTGTCAAAAGGACTGCTGAATACAaaagaaacattataaaaatggCTAAGGTAAAAGGTTTGGAACACAAGAACCATGTAAACAAGCTTGTACCAGCTAGATGCACTGGACAAGAATGTGG TTGCAAGAAAAAGTGCTTCAGGCTAGTTTCAGATAATACCTTCATTGAGGCAGTAAACCAAATGAATGGGTTTAATACCAAGAATGAGCAGGATGTGTTTTTGCAAGGACTAATAATGCGTAAAGACGTTCAAAGAAGAAGGGGCAGGAAAGACGAACCTGGCAGACGAGAAGCTATGTTTGTGTACCATGTAAGGGACTCTGGTAAACTGGTTGCTGTGTGTAAGAAAGCATTTTTGAGTATTTATTGTGTTAGTGAATCTAGTGTCAAGCGTTTGTGCCAGCTGATACTACTTGGAAAATCACCAAGTGATGAGAGGGGAAAACACAAACCATCAAGTGCAAAAGACGCTACTATTCTTGCGGATATTCATAGCCATATATCCTCCTTTCCAGTTCATCAAACTCATTATGGTGATGTTGatatttattatcttagtggagaACTAACAGTCAAGAAAATGCATGAAATGTTTGTTGACAAGTATGCAGACAGGAATGTATCATATCATTACTACCACAAGTATTTCAAGAGCCATTTTAGTTTGAAGTTTGGTAGACCTAGTGTTGATACTTGTGTAATTTGTgaagaaaaaagtattaaacTGAAAAGCTGTCTAAATGACACCGCCAAACGCGTCGCAACGGCCGAACTCCTTGTGCATAAACGCAGGAgcaagaaattctatttaacattGAAACGTGCATCTCAATTGTGCATCGAAAGAGATGATTTTGTTGCATTGTCATTTGACTACATGCAAAACATATCGCTGCCAAAGATTCCAGTGCAGGATATGTATTATCTTCGTCAGCTGACTGTTCCTGTATTTTCAGTGCACAACCTTAAAACCAGCGAGGCCGTATTTTACATATACCACGAAGGACAGGCCAAAAAGGGGCCGAACGAG AGTGAATTGTTGACACAATCTTATTATGTTGACTGA